The genomic region aggaaaacatggaaaaagaactgaaggaattcaggaaaataatacataaacaaaatggGAATCTCAAtgatgagatagaaattataaagaagatccaaatggaaattctggaggtgaaaactacaaaaactgaaataaaaaacttAATGGAGGTTATGGTGGTTTGGGGCTATTTATCTGTGGTGTTCTTTTAttacattcctgtgagtgcacacctattgtggatgggacctctGGGTTagcttatttcaattgagatgtaacctACCCCCatgccagtttgcatgtattatgtccccctaaacaccattatctttgatgcaatcttggatGGACaaacctattagtgttgattagattgtaattctattgattgagtgtttccatggagatatgactcaatcaactgtggacaagaccttgattggataatatctatggaggtgtgacctcagCCCAATCAGGGTGTATCTGAATTAGTTcgctggagcactacataagctcaaacagaaggagtgagcttgctacagccaagagggacacattgaagaaagcacaggagctgagagagaagctgcagcttatggaaacattttggagacagcctttgaaagcagacttttgctccagagaagctaagagaggacaaatgcctgaagagcaactaagagtgatatttttgaggaactgcagcctagagaggaacgtcctgggagaaagccattttgaaaccagaactatggagcagacaccagtcacatgtcttcccagctaaacacaggttttccagatgccactggccatcctccaatgaaggcacctgattgttgatgcgttaccttggacactttatggccttaagactgtaactgtgtaaccaaataaacccccttttataaaaggcaatccatttctggtgttttgcatcctggtagcattagcaaactagaacacccccatTCAAGCtatgtcttaatccttttactagagacctttatgagaggataaaggacagaaaaagcccagagagttctagagaaaagccccagagcaGCTCAAAGTGGAccaacagaggaagccactggaatcggAAGCTGAATGCAATGAAATTTGCCAGCAGATATGAGCCATGTActttcccatatgacagaggtgtcccagataccAGCAACCTATCTTCAGAGTCtgggtatcatcctgttgatgccttagttggaatatgttcatggcctgagaactgtcaATTATAAATTAGTAATTCCCTATTGTGAAAGCCAGCCctttatggtatattgcattctggcagctttagcaagttGAAACAGTACctgaccccagaaaaacatgttcttaaacttaattcattcctgtgtgtgtgaacccattgtaagtaagaccttttgatgaggttaattcAGATAAAGTTTGGTCCAATACAATCAGAATGGTCTTAATCCCCATTATTGGAATCctatttataaacagaatgaaattcagatggatAGAGAGAAAATCATGGGAAACAAGCAGCTGAAGGTCAAcaggacctggaagagaagggagagactaggaaaagctgccatgtgcattgtgaTGTGACAAAGGAGTCAAGGACCAATgatcactgacagccagccctagaatgacagtctttgggaagaaagcatcaccttgatgatgccttgagttggacttctgacctccaaattatgagctaataaattcccattgtttaagccaacccattgcttgGTATTTGCTAGAGCAGCCAAGGAAGACTAAAACAGAggggttcaagagcagattgatagaacaactagacagaaaattAGCAAAggtatagaagacttgaacaacacaatAAACTTTACCTCCTTCACATTATAGTACACTCCACCATACAGTAAGAGAATAATCATTCTTTTTAAGTGTAGATTACATCTTTTCCTTGATAGACCATATTCCAGGCCATGAAACAAATACTGTGAAACAAATATcaataaattgaaattatttaaagtaggtgctccaaaaaaaaataatagtaaggtcaaagtcaacaataaaaagaaattgggAAAATCACCAAATTAGtttgaaattaaataataaatttcaaaataatccaTGGCCaatgaagaaatcaaaaaggaatttagaaaatattttgaactaaatgaaaatacaacctatcaaaataaatgcaatacagctaaagcagtacttagagattttatagctttaaatacaTATGCTAGAAAAAATATAGAACTTGGTCTTAAAGTCAATAGCAGtacaatagaaaaaagaaaataaaggggaataaaagttggttttttgaaaatataaacagaattgATAAATCTTTAGCTAGGCTTaccaagaataaaagagagaaggtacaatttaccaaaatcagaaatgaaacagCAGACATCACTAGCAATTTAAAGGATTACAAGGTAAATTATGAACATTATGTTAAATTTAGAAACCGTACATGAAATAGAGAAATacctagaaagacacaaattaccaaaaccaatttaaaaagaaatagaaaatctgaacagacccATAAGAAGTAAGGGAAATAAGttagtaattaattttttttcacaaataaagCCTAAATGTCCTCCCTGGCAAATtgtatcaaatatttaaagaaaaatttattctAATCCTAcacaaattctttcagaaaacagaggaaagaaaattttCCTGTTTGTTCTTTAAAGTCAATATtacctgataccaaagccaaagatatcacaagaaaagaaaactataggacACCATTCCTCATaaacatagacacaaaaattctttaCAAGAtattagcaaacaaaatccagtaatatataaaaaaaattatatgtgatgattaaatgagctCTATGTCAGAAAGGTAAGATTAgtttaatatgcaaaaataaatcatCAACTCTCGATCATGATAACAACTCTCAATAAatgaggaatagaagggaactttctccacCTTATGGGTGCCTACATCTACAAAAATGGTACAGCTAACCTTATATTTAATGATAAAGACTAAATTTTTCTCCTTAACattgggaataagacaaggatgtctgctcacACCACATCTAGGGCAATGAAATGCATAATGGATAATCTattagaaaaaaatctaattctctcagcaccattttttcccttcaaatttgttctttttcaaaattgtttcatatatatgaatggtgtgaggtaaggattTAGGCTTAGTTTTTGTATAATTGGGTCTACATTGTTTGTATAAGTGGGCCtacatgtaagagctaaaaccataaaacttctagaagaaaacttaggagaAAATTTTTGTGACTTTGAATTAGTCAAacatttcttagatatgacacataaagcatgatccataaagtaaaaaatagatacatcagacttcatcaaaattttaaaaatacgaATACAAGCCACAAGCCATATGCAAATTACCTATCTAATATAGGACTCataaacagaatatataaataactttacaacttattaaaattaaaatgtagaaaCCAATTTATatatgggcaaaatatttgaatacatttcaccaaagaatgTATAAGAATGGCTGATAACatcaggaaaagatgttcaatataaTTAGTCATGGAAATGCAAACTGAAACCATAAAaagataccactacacatccACTAGCATTGCTACATGCAAAAAGACTTAGAATACCAACTATTGGTCATAATGTGAAGAAACTAGATCCCTGGTGAGAcagcaaaatggtgcagccactttgatAAACAGTTTGGTTATtccttaaaaaagtaaataaaaagttaccatatgacctagcaagtACTCTACTTGGTAtctatcccagagaaatgaaaacatatgtccgcCAAAAAAAGACTTACACATAAATGTCCATGGCAGTATTATTCAGCATTTTCCAGCCCCCATCTGGAAACAATCCccatgttcatcaactgatgaatgtataaacaaaatgtggtatgccCATGCAAAGGAATATTACCCATCAATAAATGTTTCCTATAGCAACATGGACTTACCTCAAAAACActctgctaagtgaaagaagccagacacaaaaaataaCTTatgttatgattccatttatataaaaattcaagaaaagacACCTATATAAAAACTGAAATCAGATTAAAGGTTGTCTGGGGCCTGGGTTAAGAGCAGAGATTGACTGAAACAGAGATGAGGCTACTATTAAGTTtgaaggaaatgttctaaaattgaaatatggtgatgattgcacagtTCTACAAATTTACTGACAATCACTGGTTTGTACACTTACAATGGGTGTTTTTATGGTATATAGCTTGtacttcaatttaaaaatcaaaaaaagagtTACAAAGCACAGTTTGGGGACCTTGAGGAAATTTGGATATACactttatgtttttaatattttatcagtgATGAATTCCTTGTATGTTTTTGGGCAAATGCTTAAATATTCTTATTGTTAGTATTTATAGGTGAAGTGTTATGAACTCTGcaacttatttttaaacagttcaaTGAAAATAACAATGGATATAAATAGGTGAAAGTAAATGTTGCAGAATATTAATACATCAatatttattatatcattttttcaacatttctgtatggctgaaatatttcaaaataaataattattggggAAAGGATTGGCTTCTGGATTTGAGTGTTGTTTTTATGTACACTGAGAAGAAGACTGGTGGAGGAAGAGTCAGGAGAATGGAGTAGGGGAGAAAACAGTCATCTTCTGGACACGTTCCAGAGACTGTGAGTCATCCAAGTGCTCAGGAAAGAGGTCTGAGCAAGAAACAGAGGATTTTGAGTCCTTGAGAATTAAAGCCATAATACTGTTGGGATCACTTAACTAGAGAGTATGTAGATCAACACAAGGCAGGAGTAGCTAACTGTGCCAAATGCCACTGAGAGAGCACATGTGAGGAAGACACAAGAGTGTTTGTTGGATTTGACAACATGAAGATTATCAGTGGCATTAATTAGAGCTGGTTCAGTGGAATACTgtgacagaagccagaaaggagtgGGTTTAAGAAGGATGGATGAATAAAACTCCATCCTAAGTTCAGTGAAATTTCCTGAATATCTGGAGCTACCAACTCTGATCTCCTGGAGGATGGGGATAATGTAGCAATTagcttatatattaaaaaatatataaaatatgtataattcCTACATtagcttatatattttttcctaattaccTCTTGTTCTGAGCTTGGATTTGTTTAACTGGTTCAGATTATAGGCCATTTTCCCATACCAGAGCCCTCTATATTGCCTAAGACGAAAAATTCAGTGTTATTTTTTgtgatttacacacacacacacacacacacacacacacacacacaaatgaatatACGTATAAAAAATCTGTTTGGGTTTACAACAGTTACTGAAAATTTGACAGTGATGGAAAATTGAAAAGAACTCAGTTATTCTTTACCTTTATcctgctcattttctttttttctactctttGTCATTATATATTAgagctaatttttattttatccctaTATTAAATCTTTCCAGTCAATTTTTGCAGGTACTAATTTTCCAAAGCTAATTGACTTGCCATGGGTTTTACTAAACAAACACACTTTCCTCCATAATCAGGTTATGATATTCTCTGTAAAGATCATTTTTTCAGCCCTCCACAAAAGTCAGTAGTACTTTTTATAGCCATAGATGACACATATTCCCACTTCTCCTGCAATATAAGTAATACCAAATATATTTGGTCTTGGTAAACCACTACACTTTTCTCTGTAAGAGGGATCTTTGAAGACTAGCCAAAATCTTCAGTCTGTGCAAAATGCAGGTGTGTGTTAACAGCTATTATAATAAATTAGAACACCTGTTAAGAAGTCTGTATTCCAGCTTTCTCTTTAATTCCTGATACAATTCAATGTCTTCACTTATCCACCAAAtaatgccagaaaaaaaaattatatgaaaggATAAGTCAACATTCTCACATGTTTCTAAGCAGAGTTTTCAAAAACTATGCTTTCCTCCAATTTTGATTTTATGGAAAGACTTTTAGAACATTGAGCAAGTGGTTTTTGAGGATTCAATAGAGAAAGTGTATGGTGGTTTAACATTCTgggtattaattttttttttatctttcccttttcttttccaattggCATATCTCtaaaccttcattcttttttttttttaaccttcattttattgagatatattcacataccatgcagtcatacaaaacatattgtacattcaattgttcacagtaccattaaatagttgtacattcatcacctaaatcaatccctgacaccttcattagcacacacacaaaaataataagaataataattaaagtgaaaaagagcaattgaagtaaaaaagaacactgggggcGAGGAGACGGTCAGAACAGTGCACAGATCACACACCCCAGCCCCGGAAGATGGGGAACTGCCTCAAATCCCCCACCTCAGATGACATCTCCCTGCTTCACGAGTCTCAGTCTGACCGGGCTAGCTTTGGCGAGGGGACGGAGCCGGATCAGGAGCCGCCGCCGCCATATCAGGAACAAGTTCCAGTTCCAGTCTATCATCCAACACCTAGCCAGACTCGACTTGCAACACAGCTGACTGAAGAGGAACAAATTAGGATAGCTCAAAGAATAGGCCTTATACAGCATCTGCCTAAAGGAGTTTATGACCCTGGAAGAGATggatcagaaaaaaagattcgGGAGTGTGTGATCTGTATGATGGACTTTGTTTATGGGGACCCAATTCGATTTCTGCCGTGCATGCACATCTATCACCTGGACTGTATAGATGACTGGTTGATGAGATCCTTCACGTGCCCCTC from Choloepus didactylus isolate mChoDid1 chromosome 1, mChoDid1.pri, whole genome shotgun sequence harbors:
- the LOC119529197 gene encoding RING finger protein 11; translated protein: MGNCLKSPTSDDISLLHESQSDRASFGEGTEPDQEPPPPYQEQVPVPVYHPTPSQTRLATQLTEEEQIRIAQRIGLIQHLPKGVYDPGRDGSEKKIRECVICMMDFVYGDPIRFLPCMHIYHLDCIDDWLMRSFTCPSCMEPVDAALLSSYETN